A genome region from Anastrepha ludens isolate Willacy chromosome 3, idAnaLude1.1, whole genome shotgun sequence includes the following:
- the LOC128856770 gene encoding homeobox protein B-H1-like, giving the protein MKDSMTIITPSPTSASGQQQKMSNLKPNRSRFMINDILAGSAAAAAAVEAANAASVAAAAAFYKHQQQQHISNNNLSGNSIGAPLSYTQPSQPPLESSMHVQQPPPPPLTHHSAHLQHQLQIHHSRTPPNTLIPLHTQAPVNAAATAAAVAHKIHFPVGTTQIGSNGLNVAQYAAAMQQHYANAAAAVRELDNNSDYQDNDDCDSEVGSGGHLDDNSVCSNGAKDEDGNSVKSGSTNDTHSLSKKQRKARTAFTDHQLQTLEKSFERQKYLSVQERQELAHKLDLSDCQVKTWYQNRRTKWKRQTAVGLELLAEAGNFAAFQRLYGGTPYLGAWSYPGSQSPHGGPAPSSIDLYYRQAAAAAAMQKPLPYNLYTGVPSVGPLTSVPVSATSPFSHLAASSSLSSLSSYYQSASAAAMAAVAGTSSGTNCIAVDKPITSPSLAVIATAAAPGPQSNVTNDQRCTSHSPTQQSPLRHFENARSPSPTLNPGSPPGRSGDNSQLQSDEEDQIQV; this is encoded by the exons ATGAAAGattcaatgacaataataacTCCTTCGCCAACATCCGCTAGTGGTCAGCAGCAAAAAATGTCTAATTTAAAACCGAACCGTTCGCGTTTTATGATTAACGATATTCTAGCTGGTAGtgccgccgctgctgctgccGTTGAGGCAGCTAACGCAGCCAGTGTAGCGGCGGCTGCTGCATTCTataaacatcaacaacaacaacatataagCAACAACAATCTCAGCGGTAACAGCATTGGAGCTCCACTGTCGTATACACAGCCTTCACAGCCACCACTGGAATCTTCAATGCATGTGCAACAGCCTCCGCCACCACCACTAACACATCACTCTGCACATTTGCAACATCAATTGCAAATACATCATTCCCGAACCCCACCAAATACCCTTATACCATTGCATACTCAAGCTCCCGTTAACGCTGCGGCAACCGCTGCAGCGGTTGCtcataaaattcattttcccgTCGGCACAACACAAATTGGCTCAAATGGCCTAAATGTGGCACAATATGCAGCTGCCATGCAACAACATTACGCAAATGCTGCTGCCGCCGTACGCGAACTTGATAACAATAGCGATTACCAGGACAACGACGATTGCGACAGTGAAGTCGGCAGTGGCGGCCACCTGGACGACAACAGTGTTTGTAGTAATG GTGCTAAGGACGAGGACGGGAATAGTGTCAAGAGTGGGTCTACTAATGACACTCATAGTTTAAGCAAAAAGCAGCGTAAAGCCCGCACTGCATTTACGGATCATCAATTGCAAACTCTTGAAAAATCTTTTGAAAGGCAGAAGTATTTAAGCGTGCAAGAGAGACAAGAGCTTGCTCACAAACTTGACCTAAGCGACTGTCAAGTTAAGACTTGGTATCAAAATCGTAG AACAAAATGGAAACGTCAAACTGCGGTTGGTTTAGAGCTTCTAGCCGAAGCTGGAAATTTCGCAGCTTTTCAACGACTCTATGGCGGAACGCCCTATTTGGGAGCATGGTCCTATCCAGGCTCACAGTCACCACACGGTGGCCCTGCCCCCTCGAGTATTGATTTGTACTACCGCCAAGCTGCAGCTGCAGCCGCAATGCAAAAGCCACTTCCTTACAATTTGTATACAGGAGTTCCCAGCGTAGGACCACTTACAAGTGTGCCCGTATCTGCCACGTCACCTTTCTCACATCTCGCCGCTTCCAGTTCATTATCTTCATTAAGCAGCTACTATCAAAGCGCCTCAGCGGCAGCTATGGCTGCTGTAGCTGGTACATCTTCTGGTACTAATTGTATTGCTGTCGACAAGCCAATCACTTCACCATCATTAGCGGTCATAGCAACAGCAGCTGCACCCGGACCTCAAAGTAATGTGACGAATGATCAGCGATGCACATCACATTCTCCCACGCAGCAATCGCCTTTAAGACATTTTGAGAACGCTCGCTCTCCCAGTCCTACTCTTAATCCAGGAAGCCCACCAGGCCGATCAGGTGATAATTCGCAGCTCCAGTCTGACGAAGAGGATCAAATCCAAGTGTGA